The Sulfurovum zhangzhouensis genome includes the window TGTTCCTCAGGGCTAAGTGCATCATACTTCTTCTTAGGCATTGTAATGCTGTCGATCCAGTCAAGGTTTTCCATTGCTGATTGCATTTTGTTCTTTCTACCAAGGTTGATGTGGCAGTTTGACATTGCTTCAATATAAGAGAATCCTTTATGTTTCATCGCTTCTACAAATAATTTTTCAAGTTTCTTAGGAGCAGTTACATTCTCTCTACCAACAAATGATGCACCTGCAGCAATCGCAAGTTCACATCCGTCAAATGTAGGGTCGATGTTACCAGCTTTTTGTGAAACTGTCCACATACCTTGCGGTGTTGTCGGTGAAGTTTGAGAGTTAGTCAAACCGTAGATAAAGTTTTGGATCACGATCAATGTCATGTCAATATTTCTTCTACAACCGTGGATCGTGTGGTTACCACCGATCGCAAGTGCATCACCGTCACCAGCAACACATACAACAGTTTTATCAGGGTTAGCAAGCTTGATCCCTGTAGCAAATGCTACTGTTCTACCGTGTGTAGTGTGTACCGTGTTAAAATCAACGTAAGAAGAGAATCTCCCTGAACATCCGATTCCAGAAACAACACAAACTTCATCTTTTGAAAGACCAAGCTTCTCAACAGCACGGATAAATGATTTAAGAACGATACCGTCCCCACATCCCCAACACCATAGTGTTGGCATTTTTTCAAGTCTTAAGTAACTATCGTAATTAAAAGCCATTTTAGAATACCTCCTTAACCTTCTCGATAATATCTGCAGGGGAGAATGGACGACCGTTTGTTTTAGTCAACTTCTGAATATCTTTTCTTCCCATTGCTCTTTGGATCTCTTCAAGGTATTGACCTTGGTTAAGCTCTACTGAAAGTACTTTATCGAACTTCTGTCCAAGCTCGTACATTGTCTGCTCTGGGCTTGGCCAAAGTGTGATCGGTCTGAACATACCTACTTTCACACCTTCTGCCCTAAGTACAGATACCGCTTCTTTAATCGCAAGTGATGCTGAACCGTATCCGATCAAAAGGATCTCTGCATCATCAAGCATATACTCTTCGTTTGATTCGATCTCATCAGTATGCTCTTCAACTTTTCTAAAGAGTCTGTCGATCAGTTTTCTACATGTTTCGATCTCTTCAGTCGGGAATCCCATAGCATCATGGTGTAGACCAGTATAGTGGTATCTATAACCTTGGAACATTGGGTTAAGTACCGCAGGCTCATCTTGAGCAACATCGTATGGTCTATAATCTTCAGGTGCCCCGTCAAATGTTTTTCTTGGCTTGATACCTGCTTGTACTTCTTCTACAGTAGGGATCATTGCCTTACCGTGCATGTGTCCAAGTGTTTCATCAAGAAGTACGAAAACCGGTTGCATGAATCTATCTGCAAGGTTGAACGCTCTAACTGTCTCAGTATAACACTCAGCAAGGTTACCAGCACATACAGTAATTGATTTATAGTCACCGTGGCTTGGGTTCTTAGCCTGAGCAACGTCACCTTGTGAAACACGTGTAGGAAGACCTGTAGACGGACCACCTCTCATAACGTTTACAACAACCAATGGTACTTCAGCCATCTGCGCAAGACCAAGGTTTTCAGCTTTCAATGAAATACCAGGTCCTGAAGTAGCTGTAAGTGTACGTACTCCACTCATCCCTGCACCGATTGCCGCAGCAACACCAGCGATCTCATCTTCCATCTGAATTGCCGTACCACCTACAGCCGGTAGCAGGTCAGAGATTGTATGCATTACCTCACTTGATGGAGTAATAGGATATCCACCAAAAAATCTACATCCAGCATCTACCGCTGCAATCGCTGCAAGGTCGTTACCAGTTGATATAATTTCTCTTAATTCCGCCATTAGTTAGCCTCCTCATAGTCTGCAGGTAGTCTATACCCGTTATTCATAATTGCTTCTTGTCTTGCTTTTGCAGAGTCAGAAAGTTTAGCAAACTTAAATTCACTTTTTTCTGCAACATAGATTGCAAAGTCTGGACATGAAAGTTCACACTCATTACATCCGATACATGAATCAGGTGCGATAATATCAATCATTGCACCAAGTGTTGAACTCGCATCTGCTTTCATAGAAAGTACACCTGCCGGACATGCATCCACACAGATATCACAAGCTTTACATCTAGCCGTATTTACCCATACCGGAGTATTCTCTGGTGCTGTCATTACTGCCATTTGTGCCCCTTTAATATATTATATTTAAGTGAGATAAACAATTCACTATGGTTGAGGATACACTAGTTTATCTAAGGGGGCTATGAATAACATAGCATTATTGTAACTATAAGTGATTTTGTTACATTTCGAAGCAAGAAAAAGCAGACTTTTTCACTCTTTTATTGGTTCATTTTCCCTATTGCACAGGATATGATACTTTTTGCTTTTGCTGTATTGGTTTCTACAAAACCCATTTGCTCAGATTTCATAGGATAACCAAGCTTTTTAAGTGCTGCTTTCAGTGCTACTACTTTTTCTACTGTAATTTCTACTGTAATTTCACGAGGTTCTTTATTAAGATCAACCTCTATTTCTCCAAACTCATCAAAAAGTTTTGTTTTGATTGTAGATGCGCATCCACCACATTTAACATTAAGCACTTCAAATGTCTGTCTCATATTTTTTACCTTTTATGAATATTAGATAATTATAGTAAAAAATGATGTAAGAAATATGTAGATCAAAAGAGTTTAACAAAAAATTAGAGAGGTTCTCAGGGAAATCCCTGAGGAAAAAGAAAATCCATAATAGCTCATCATTCTATGATAAGCTTATGGATGAATAACGGTACTTATTTAGAGAGTACTTCTT containing:
- a CDS encoding 2-oxoglutarate synthase subunit alpha, whose product is MAELREIISTGNDLAAIAAVDAGCRFFGGYPITPSSEVMHTISDLLPAVGGTAIQMEDEIAGVAAAIGAGMSGVRTLTATSGPGISLKAENLGLAQMAEVPLVVVNVMRGGPSTGLPTRVSQGDVAQAKNPSHGDYKSITVCAGNLAECYTETVRAFNLADRFMQPVFVLLDETLGHMHGKAMIPTVEEVQAGIKPRKTFDGAPEDYRPYDVAQDEPAVLNPMFQGYRYHYTGLHHDAMGFPTEEIETCRKLIDRLFRKVEEHTDEIESNEEYMLDDAEILLIGYGSASLAIKEAVSVLRAEGVKVGMFRPITLWPSPEQTMYELGQKFDKVLSVELNQGQYLEEIQRAMGRKDIQKLTKTNGRPFSPADIIEKVKEVF
- a CDS encoding 4Fe-4S dicluster domain-containing protein, whose translation is MAVMTAPENTPVWVNTARCKACDICVDACPAGVLSMKADASSTLGAMIDIIAPDSCIGCNECELSCPDFAIYVAEKSEFKFAKLSDSAKARQEAIMNNGYRLPADYEEAN
- a CDS encoding 2-oxoglutarate ferredoxin oxidoreductase subunit beta encodes the protein MAFNYDSYLRLEKMPTLWCWGCGDGIVLKSFIRAVEKLGLSKDEVCVVSGIGCSGRFSSYVDFNTVHTTHGRTVAFATGIKLANPDKTVVCVAGDGDALAIGGNHTIHGCRRNIDMTLIVIQNFIYGLTNSQTSPTTPQGMWTVSQKAGNIDPTFDGCELAIAAGASFVGRENVTAPKKLEKLFVEAMKHKGFSYIEAMSNCHINLGRKNKMQSAMENLDWIDSITMPKKKYDALSPEEQLNLLPTGILKQDTEVREYCDMYQDIIDVHQGKRGPITQDDFKKKI
- a CDS encoding heavy-metal-associated domain-containing protein translates to MRQTFEVLNVKCGGCASTIKTKLFDEFGEIEVDLNKEPREITVEITVEKVVALKAALKKLGYPMKSEQMGFVETNTAKAKSIISCAIGKMNQ